One Alkaliphilus sp. B6464 genomic window carries:
- a CDS encoding cold-shock protein, with the protein MEKGTVKWFNSEKGYGFISRENGDDVFVHYSAITMDGFKTLEEGQAVQFEIVQGDKGPQATNVSRA; encoded by the coding sequence ATGGAAAAAGGTACAGTTAAATGGTTTAACTCAGAAAAAGGATATGGATTCATTTCAAGAGAAAACGGAGATGATGTATTCGTACATTACTCAGCTATTACTATGGATGGATTCAAAACATTAGAAGAAGGTCAAGCAGTTCAATTTGAAATTGTTCAAGGAGACAAAGGACCTCAAGCTACTAACGTATCAAGAGCATAA
- the hslO gene encoding Hsp33 family molecular chaperone HslO: MKSTIIRATAASNKIRVFVANTTAMIDKVHRLHETSPVAIAALGRTLTATSIMGLMLKSEKEKITVNINGGGPLGPIVVVGNSKGNVKGYVSHPNTESTNLYPGKLDVGSAVGKDGSITVIKDLGLRDPYVGSYPLVTGEIAEDFAAYFTFSEQQPSGVALGVLIDVDYTIKAAGGYIVQVLPGIDDETLTKLEDKLASLEPITSIIEKKSTPEEMLDYILGEMEPTILESYEVDFICDCNEERLEQVLISIGEKDLREITEEDKKAELVCHFCNKKYQFNEEQLRKLLDEVIQKN, translated from the coding sequence GTGAAAAGTACAATAATAAGAGCAACAGCTGCATCTAATAAAATAAGGGTTTTTGTAGCTAACACAACAGCGATGATAGATAAGGTACATAGGCTTCATGAAACATCGCCAGTAGCTATTGCCGCATTAGGTAGAACTTTAACAGCTACTTCGATTATGGGACTTATGTTAAAGTCTGAAAAAGAAAAGATAACCGTTAATATTAACGGCGGAGGTCCATTAGGGCCAATTGTAGTTGTAGGGAATTCTAAGGGTAATGTAAAAGGTTATGTTTCACATCCTAATACAGAAAGTACTAATTTATATCCTGGAAAGCTGGATGTAGGAAGTGCTGTTGGGAAAGATGGAAGTATTACAGTTATTAAAGATTTAGGACTTAGAGACCCGTATGTTGGATCCTATCCACTAGTTACTGGGGAAATAGCTGAAGATTTTGCTGCATATTTTACATTCTCAGAACAACAGCCATCAGGTGTAGCATTAGGAGTTTTAATCGATGTAGACTATACAATAAAAGCGGCTGGTGGATATATAGTTCAAGTATTACCTGGTATAGATGATGAAACATTAACAAAGCTAGAAGATAAGCTTGCATCTCTAGAACCAATTACTTCTATTATTGAAAAGAAGTCAACTCCAGAAGAAATGTTAGATTATATTTTGGGAGAAATGGAGCCTACTATTTTAGAGTCCTATGAAGTTGATTTTATCTGCGATTGCAACGAAGAAAGATTAGAGCAGGTTTTAATAAGTATTGGTGAAAAGGATTTAAGGGAAATAACTGAAGAGGATAAAAAGGCAGAGTTAGTATGCCATTTTTGCAATAAAAAATATCAATTCAATGAAGAACAACTAAGAAAGTTATTAGATGAAGTGATACAGAAAAATTAA
- a CDS encoding tyrosine-type recombinase/integrase: MSVRKVGDGYKAEVFLGINSSTGKKIRKTKTFKKQKDAKDWERDILQAYKTGNLSLNGDIKLSEYLEYWYDTYVIANTKYNTQKRYRTLINCVKEHLGHITLDKLRTPIIDRFYADLKLEMIILKDGTTKRRYMDGTILKVHKLFRQAMGKAVGWDMIDKNPVDYATSPDDDKRNKNTWSLNIINDFLDYIKDEKIYLPSFIAFNTGLREGEIAALRFKYDIDFKAELIKINHNMVEKTKEGPVLEEPKTESSKDTVAMTKDLLDKLKQIDKEYKKYKLKTGIELEFVCSWEDGRPLRPTYISQRFSELAKRFAIKREIEPITFHGLRHSHATILFELGASSQEISKRLRHSRVSTTDDIYIHVKEDIKKSTADLFNQAVEKIK; the protein is encoded by the coding sequence ATGTCAGTAAGAAAAGTTGGAGATGGGTACAAAGCTGAAGTATTCTTAGGTATTAATTCATCAACAGGAAAAAAGATAAGAAAAACTAAAACATTTAAAAAACAAAAAGATGCAAAGGATTGGGAGCGAGATATTCTTCAAGCCTATAAGACTGGAAATTTAAGTTTAAATGGAGATATTAAATTATCCGAGTATCTTGAATACTGGTATGATACTTATGTAATAGCTAACACAAAGTACAATACTCAAAAGCGCTATAGAACTCTCATAAATTGCGTTAAAGAACATTTAGGACATATTACATTAGACAAGCTAAGAACTCCCATTATAGACCGATTTTATGCGGATCTAAAACTAGAAATGATTATTCTAAAAGATGGCACAACTAAAAGAAGATATATGGATGGAACCATATTAAAAGTTCATAAACTTTTTAGACAAGCTATGGGTAAGGCTGTAGGTTGGGATATGATCGATAAAAATCCAGTTGACTATGCTACATCTCCAGATGATGATAAAAGGAATAAGAATACCTGGAGCTTAAACATAATAAATGATTTTCTTGATTATATAAAAGATGAAAAAATATACTTACCATCTTTCATAGCATTTAATACAGGTCTACGTGAAGGAGAGATTGCAGCATTAAGATTTAAATATGATATAGATTTCAAAGCAGAACTGATAAAAATAAATCATAATATGGTTGAAAAAACAAAAGAGGGCCCAGTGTTAGAAGAACCAAAAACCGAATCTTCAAAAGACACCGTAGCTATGACAAAGGATCTACTGGATAAACTAAAGCAAATAGATAAAGAATATAAAAAATACAAATTAAAAACTGGAATAGAGTTAGAATTTGTATGTAGCTGGGAAGATGGTAGACCACTAAGACCTACCTACATTTCACAGAGATTCTCAGAGCTTGCTAAACGCTTTGCTATAAAGAGAGAAATTGAACCTATAACATTTCATGGCCTAAGACATTCTCACGCAACTATATTATTTGAGTTAGGTGCATCTAGCCAAGAAATATCTAAAAGACTAAGACATTCAAGAGTAAGTACAACGGATGATATTTATATTCATGTAAAAGAAGATATAAAAAAATCTACTGCTGATTTATTCAACCAAGCAGTAGAAAAAATAAAATAA
- a CDS encoding ImmA/IrrE family metallo-endopeptidase, whose protein sequence is MQQINEVVIGLLDTYDTTCPYKLCTLLGIDIVKLERTDPILCRNNSIYIRNYLETETIFIRNDLAEESEKFYIRHELGHAILHPNIRNSYNTHLLNRYKLEKQANYFALKLSNIEFDGIELNNMTLEQIASCVGIPHTVLKQLANF, encoded by the coding sequence ATGCAGCAAATTAATGAAGTGGTTATTGGTCTGTTGGACACCTACGACACAACTTGTCCCTATAAACTATGTACTTTATTAGGAATAGACATTGTAAAATTGGAAAGAACTGACCCTATACTCTGTAGGAATAATAGTATTTATATTAGAAATTATCTAGAAACAGAGACAATATTTATAAGAAATGATTTAGCAGAAGAAAGTGAAAAATTCTACATAAGACATGAATTAGGACATGCCATATTACATCCTAATATCCGAAATTCATATAATACGCACTTGCTAAATAGATATAAACTAGAGAAACAAGCTAATTATTTTGCTCTCAAATTGAGTAACATAGAATTTGATGGAATAGAATTAAATAATATGACTTTAGAACAAATAGCCAGTTGTGTAGGTATCCCGCATACTGTATTAAAGCAACTTGCTAATTTTTAA
- a CDS encoding helix-turn-helix domain-containing protein, with protein MIGENLRKIRESKSLGVNQLSRMSGINASYISNLENNKRKNPSIETLQKIADALEVSVYDFFKDNINNKNVNKNEKTIESDLPIVPEEFTDADEARAYVDKHQIFGSDGFDADRLDDVEILEFANALLEQMRMVSYKYKK; from the coding sequence GTGATAGGGGAAAATTTACGTAAAATTAGGGAAAGTAAAAGCTTAGGAGTAAATCAGTTGTCCAGAATGTCAGGGATTAATGCAAGTTATATTAGTAATTTAGAAAACAACAAACGTAAGAACCCTTCAATAGAAACACTTCAAAAAATAGCAGACGCCTTAGAAGTTTCAGTTTATGATTTCTTTAAAGATAATATTAATAATAAAAATGTAAATAAAAATGAAAAAACTATAGAAAGTGATTTGCCTATAGTACCAGAAGAGTTCACAGACGCTGACGAAGCACGTGCATATGTAGATAAACATCAAATATTTGGCTCTGATGGATTTGACGCAGATAGATTAGATGATGTTGAAATTTTAGAATTTGCTAATGCTCTGCTAGAACAAATGCGAATGGTTAGCTATAAGTACAAGAAGTAG
- a CDS encoding helix-turn-helix domain-containing protein: MNEIKSIRLQLGLSIYDIAEITGLTAGYISNLENNRRTNPSKESMEKIAEALNSTVPDVFFSKKAV, translated from the coding sequence ATGAACGAAATTAAAAGTATAAGACTACAATTAGGATTGTCTATATACGATATTGCAGAGATTACAGGATTAACAGCAGGTTACATATCAAACCTTGAAAACAATCGCCGAACTAATCCATCTAAAGAATCTATGGAAAAAATAGCAGAAGCTTTAAATTCTACTGTACCAGATGTGTTTTTTTCAAAGAAAGCAGTTTAG
- a CDS encoding N-acetylmuramoyl-L-alanine amidase family protein, producing the protein MKKYIVVIDPGHGGSDPGAVGPTGLKESHIAFKIACMVAEILMRYGIENIFTRVGDTRVSLDERVKIANKSKADFFVSIHINSAGNPLATGTETYAYKQGVEGDRLAHSIQNNLVQAIGLADRGVKYNSLQVVRETKIPTCLVEVGFINNPAEEQLFKNDEFSEKAAIGISKGILEHIGIDYMQKEDKSMDTPQWKKEGIEYLAENKLMSDPEGWIKKIEEPMPVWAIATLFMNLHKDLKGDK; encoded by the coding sequence ATGAAGAAATATATAGTAGTTATAGATCCGGGCCATGGTGGAAGTGATCCAGGAGCAGTAGGACCTACAGGATTAAAAGAAAGCCATATAGCTTTTAAAATCGCATGCATGGTAGCAGAAATATTAATGCGATATGGCATAGAAAATATATTTACAAGAGTAGGAGATACAAGGGTTAGTTTGGACGAACGTGTAAAGATAGCGAACAAATCTAAAGCTGATTTTTTTGTATCTATTCATATAAATAGTGCAGGTAATCCTTTGGCTACAGGAACAGAAACATATGCTTATAAGCAGGGTGTAGAAGGAGATAGACTAGCACACTCTATACAAAACAATCTAGTACAAGCAATAGGATTAGCAGATCGTGGAGTTAAATATAACAGTCTGCAAGTTGTTAGAGAAACTAAAATACCAACTTGCCTAGTGGAAGTGGGTTTTATAAATAATCCTGCGGAGGAACAACTATTTAAAAATGATGAATTTTCAGAGAAGGCAGCTATAGGAATTTCAAAAGGAATATTAGAGCATATTGGCATTGATTATATGCAAAAGGAGGATAAATCTATGGATACACCACAATGGAAAAAGGAAGGAATAGAATATCTAGCAGAAAATAAATTAATGAGTGATCCGGAAGGATGGATTAAAAAAATAGAAGAACCTATGCCAGTATGGGCAATAGCAACTTTATTTATGAATCTACATAAGGATTTGAAAGGAGATAAATAA
- a CDS encoding phage holin family protein yields the protein MDDKTIVNSIAAFIGTGITYFLGGWDLALKTLVLLVVIDYITGLMKAWKDKNLDSDIGFVGIVRKMAIFLVVVVANQLDLIIAIENPIFRTMAVLFYTANEGISVTENIALLGVPLPPGILDALKKLKDNTENKMLG from the coding sequence ATGGACGATAAAACAATAGTAAATAGTATAGCAGCATTTATAGGAACAGGGATTACATATTTTCTGGGTGGATGGGATTTAGCCTTAAAGACATTAGTTTTATTGGTTGTAATAGACTATATTACCGGGCTTATGAAAGCATGGAAAGATAAAAACTTAGATAGTGATATAGGATTTGTTGGGATTGTAAGAAAGATGGCTATATTTTTAGTTGTCGTAGTAGCTAATCAGTTAGATTTAATTATTGCAATAGAAAATCCCATCTTTAGAACTATGGCAGTTTTATTCTATACAGCAAATGAAGGTATAAGTGTAACGGAAAACATAGCACTATTGGGTGTACCTTTACCTCCTGGTATACTAGATGCATTAAAGAAATTAAAAGATAATACAGAGAATAAGATGTTAGGGTAG
- a CDS encoding LexA family protein, protein MLTERQMGILKAIHQYIQANSISPTVRNIVDLVGVKSSSTVHGHLSSLEKEGYIAKIDGSPRSISITEKGISALEEYKK, encoded by the coding sequence ATGTTAACTGAAAGACAAATGGGAATTTTAAAAGCAATACATCAATATATACAGGCTAATAGTATAAGTCCAACTGTAAGGAATATTGTAGATTTAGTAGGAGTAAAATCAAGTAGTACAGTACATGGACATCTTAGTAGTTTAGAAAAGGAAGGATATATAGCTAAGATAGATGGTAGTCCAAGGTCTATAAGTATAACCGAAAAGGGAATAAGTGCACTAGAAGAATATAAGAAATAG
- a CDS encoding SHOCT domain-containing protein translates to MGLFGKKEMCSICNNHEGKNKLSGHVACNHCFANGRYFLSPVEIMNSKNLELSVMIDAVNKATRSEELSNVFSTTQQIADNFYIDENNRLWAVIVDTFNEKKRIVFKFEDVAAFELLQDGETITKGGIGSVVTGSLIARDMGAIIGGLIGSKQTKKVIQKFEIRVDLKDSFKPFYINLLKGVGWGTSIKSDSLPYKTACKDAENILSALSRLTDLGGSVEESSVTSTSLSDEIIKLKALFDEGILTEEEFNAAKARLLQQ, encoded by the coding sequence ATGGGATTATTCGGAAAAAAAGAAATGTGCTCAATTTGTAATAATCATGAAGGGAAAAACAAATTAAGTGGGCACGTTGCTTGTAATCACTGTTTTGCAAATGGCAGATACTTTTTAAGTCCAGTAGAGATTATGAATTCTAAAAATCTGGAGTTATCAGTAATGATAGATGCAGTTAATAAAGCCACAAGAAGTGAAGAACTAAGCAATGTATTCTCTACTACACAGCAAATCGCAGATAATTTTTACATTGATGAAAATAACAGACTTTGGGCTGTTATCGTTGATACATTTAATGAAAAAAAGAGAATAGTATTTAAATTTGAGGATGTGGCTGCATTTGAATTACTACAGGATGGAGAAACAATAACTAAGGGAGGAATAGGATCTGTAGTTACTGGAAGTTTAATAGCTCGTGACATGGGGGCTATTATTGGAGGATTAATAGGTAGTAAGCAAACAAAAAAAGTAATCCAAAAATTTGAAATAAGAGTTGATTTGAAAGACTCATTTAAACCTTTTTATATTAATTTATTAAAAGGAGTGGGCTGGGGAACTAGTATAAAATCAGACTCTCTTCCATATAAAACAGCTTGTAAGGATGCTGAGAATATACTATCAGCTTTATCAAGACTTACGGATTTAGGAGGAAGTGTTGAAGAATCGAGCGTAACTTCAACTAGTTTATCTGATGAGATTATAAAGTTAAAAGCATTATTTGATGAAGGCATACTTACAGAAGAAGAGTTTAATGCTGCAAAGGCAAGATTATTGCAACAGTAA
- a CDS encoding LexA family protein — protein sequence MKGLEITQRRIQVLKTDSETIKALDVDKGELRTFKVENPTVRNIRDLVGVKSSSTVHGYLTALEHEGYITKVEGSPRSIAITEKGLNLINTKE from the coding sequence ATGAAAGGTTTAGAAATAACTCAAAGAAGAATCCAGGTACTTAAAACGGATAGTGAAACTATAAAAGCCTTAGACGTAGACAAAGGGGAGCTTAGGACTTTTAAAGTAGAGAACCCAACTGTAAGGAATATTAGAGATTTAGTAGGAGTAAAATCAAGCAGCACGGTACATGGATACCTTACTGCTTTAGAGCATGAAGGATATATTACCAAAGTAGAAGGCAGTCCAAGATCTATAGCTATAACCGAAAAAGGACTAAATCTAATTAATACTAAAGAGTAA